taaaaaataaaaagttcaaaATCTTGAAAACCaccttccctccccccaaaataaatgcaaaacccAAACCTGGTTCGCTTATACAggcaaatgcaaaatgaagataaaatCAGTAAAACtaaacctgattttaaaaaaagcaagtgtttATTCTGAAGACAGGGTTTTGACTAATCAGAGACTCTCGTTGCTTGTCTGTTGCCTATGCGATTGGCTAAAAGTATATAAATTACCCCCCCCAAAccacttttctcctcctccctccccccactcctccccccTCAGTCGctaacatgtttttaaagaagaCTTTGAGGAGAAGGGTAGAGGGAGCTCAGAGCCTTCCTCAGAGCAGGGATGAAGACAGCTTGGCCAGAAATGGAACTCACCCAGCTTTCGCCCGTGACTACAGTCACTTTCAACTACGACTACTACTACGATGACAACTGCCAGTATCAGCACTTGCAACATATGTCTACTTTCCTCCCTATCCTGTACACTGCTGTGTTCCTGGTGGGCATTGTCGGCAACTCCATCCTGATAGTAGCCCTGGTCTTCAAGCAACGGGTCCAGAGGCTGATCGACGTCTTTATCATCAACCTCGCTGCATCTGACTTCATCTTCCTCATCACACTGCCGTTATGGGTGGACAAGGAGGCATCGGACGGGAGCTGGAGGGTAGGATCTTTCCTCTGTAAAGCTAGTTCCTATGTCATCTCAGTCAACATGTActgcagcatcctcctcctcacttGTATGAGTGCTGACCGGTACCTTGCTATCATGCATCCATCTATCGCTAGACGGGTCAGAACAAGATCCTATTCCAGTGGACTCTGCATCTGTGTCTGGTTATTATCCTGCTGCTTAGGGATGCCAACCCTTTTGTCCAGAGAACTGAAGAAGCAATATGGAAAGACTTACTGCACAGACAAAGCCGTGACAGAAGCCAAACAGATCGTGTCTCTGATGCTTTTAATCCTGGCCTTCTTCTTCCCACTATTTAGTATCTTAACCTTTTATTGCTCCATCACCAAGAGACTCTGTGTGCATTATCAGAGAGCTGGGAAACACGATAAGAAACTGAGAAAATCCATCAAGATCGTCTTCATTGTAGTGGCAGCTTTTGTTATCTCCTGGGTTCCCTTCAATCTTTTCAAGCTTATGGCCATCCTTTTGGGACTCCTGAAGCAGCCCGACTGTTTTCCCAACATGGTTGCCCAACTGGGCATGAAGGTGAGCAGCCCTTTTGCTTTTGCCAATAGCTGTGCCAACCCTTTCATTTACTATTGCTTTGACAACTACATCCGCAGAGCTATGCTCCGGTGCCTGTGCCCACGGGTGAAAATCAGCAGCGTCGGCAACAACTCTGATACTCTGGACACTCACCTGAGCCACTCCTTATCCAATTTTGTTGCGGGGGAGTATGCCGCTAGGAAGAGGAAGCGCTCTGTGTCCCTCTGACTGGGAGCCGGGACTGCGGAGAAAGGAACTTCTCTCTTCAAAGATGGCAGGAAAAGAATAAAgtgagagaaactgaaaaaaagaaacaagcgaCAGAGACAGAGGTGCAAGTGTAATGCAGGCAGCACTTCAGGTGGGAGGAACACTGCTTCCCTTTAAATGCAGACAGATGGAATAGGAAACCTGAACCACAGAATTACGGTTCACAATGATCGCTGTGTCACTGCACGGTGTAAATCTGAAACCATCGTACCGAGAAATATCCATAAACACTTATACTGGAACCCCAGTACAAGTGCTACAAACTACAGAAAAGAATCACGTGATTCAGTCAAAGCCACTCCGAGGCAAGCTTTGAACTTAAATGTATATAGGTTTTTATTCTGCGCAgagcaagaaaaacaacacaacagaAGTGTTTCTTCTCTTTGGTTCCTAGCTTACCCACATACATGTTGCAATGTTCTCAAAGCAACCTGATCAATTCTGGTCTTTTGGAGGTTTTCTGAATTTAGAAATCCCATGTTTTAATGAATTTGTGTGTTACCAGTTCTCGTAACTtcagttttgtgcatttttctttaagtctCAGCTTCTTATTATGGCATTAAATCTTAGTTTTGATCACAATAATTAAAGTAAGTTTCTAGCCCCTGTGAtttcagaaaaaagataaaacttgaAGGCAGAGAAACCAGAAGACAAGCAAAAGAAATCCtgcatttaacttttttcttaaaggaaaaaaaccaacaaaaaccactcatgctttttaagacttttttgAGGATCTGGCACCATTTCTGACTGCTTGGGTTGTTGTATAATGGTACGACATTGTGTGCCATTCGAAGTCCAGGTCTGCTTTGTTTAGCTGCAACCGGTTTATGTAAAGACATATGCAGTAGGGCTACTTTCTCCCACCGGAGTCAAAGTCAAATGCAAATGTGCCTGAAAAGCAAAATTAGCCAGAGTTTCACAACCATTTGAGTGATTCTCCGTGAGAAGCATGGAGAATCACAGAGAATGCTGAGAAAACTTGGGTGCAGGGATGCTCACAGAAAAGGAATTCAAAAGGACCAATGTTTTAGTTCACTTACAGAGTTGAACTCTCTAAATAAAACAGCTCTATAAAGTTGGCCCATTCCTATCCAGCAATCTTTGGGAAATGCAGAGGTCTTGCATTTAATATGCTGTGGGGAAGATACCACTTGCTCAACTGATGTCCCGTTTGACGGCAAATGGGCTGGGGAAACAGAGGAAGCTCTGCATTTTTAACAGCTCCTAGAAGTACCTCCTAGATTTACAAGCTGAACAAATGTAGAGCAAGGAGTTAAGCAGCTCATCAGAAAACTGGTACTGGACTTTTATAAAGCTGACTACATCTGTATTATTAAATCTTTCATATCCTTCTAAATGTCAATGATTGCTAGAAATGTTTGCTTAAAACAAAGCAACCAGGCTACAATGTTTTAAAGGGCACAGTTAAGAAAAGTATTAAGCTTCCAACAGCACTGCAATACCTTGGCTGTTGTTGCAGTATCTCATATACTGTTGTCTCTCTTGTTAAATGTTTAGCTTAATATAATACTGCTTGTCATAAATATAATAAATCAGTATCATAAAGCATCCAGGATGTGTAATGTGACTAAGTGTCAAAAGACTGTTCgaaattttccttttatatttcctgatttttaaagatttttatctctcttctcttttgcacCTGGCCTTTGAAGCTTTTGAACTAGCTTTCATGAAACCCACAAAAGTGTTGACTAGAGGCAGAAGTCATTTTATC
This genomic interval from Calonectris borealis chromosome 1, bCalBor7.hap1.2, whole genome shotgun sequence contains the following:
- the GPR15 gene encoding G-protein coupled receptor 15 isoform X1, encoding MKTAWPEMELTQLSPVTTVTFNYDYYYDDNCQYQHLQHMSTFLPILYTAVFLVGIVGNSILIVALVFKQRVQRLIDVFIINLAASDFIFLITLPLWVDKEASDGSWRVGSFLCKASSYVISVNMYCSILLLTCMSADRYLAIMHPSIARRVRTRSYSSGLCICVWLLSCCLGMPTLLSRELKKQYGKTYCTDKAVTEAKQIVSLMLLILAFFFPLFSILTFYCSITKRLCVHYQRAGKHDKKLRKSIKIVFIVVAAFVISWVPFNLFKLMAILLGLLKQPDCFPNMVAQLGMKVSSPFAFANSCANPFIYYCFDNYIRRAMLRCLCPRVKISSVGNNSDTLDTHLSHSLSNFVAGEYAARKRKRSVSL
- the GPR15 gene encoding G-protein coupled receptor 15 isoform X2, with product MKTAWPEMELTQLSPVTTVTFNYDYYYDDNCQYQHLQHMSTFLPILYTAVFLVGIVGNSILIVALVFKQRVQRLIDVFIINLAASDFIFLITLPLWVDKEASDGSWRVGSFLCKASSYVISVNMYCSILLLTCMSADRYLAIMHPSIARRVRTRSYSSGLCICVWLLSCCLGMPTLLSRELKKQYGKTYCTDKAVTEAKQIVSLMLLILAFFFPLFSILTFYCSITKRLCVHYQRAGKHDKKLRKSIKIVFIVVAAFVISWVPFNLFKLMAILLGLLKQPDCFPNMVAQLGMKSYAPVPVPTGENQQRRQQL